One segment of Desulfosudis oleivorans Hxd3 DNA contains the following:
- a CDS encoding long-chain-fatty-acid--CoA ligase: MYTLGDISTNGAVHFPDWEAIVFEETRMTYRQLNTRVNRLANALTALGCKKGDHLAVLAENCSQYVEIYFAAAKIGACVCPQNHRLADEELTYVINHGESTLFLVGHGFEDRACSIQSGLTNIRYWISIENFIDGYLSYEELIKTHPDTEPVPESPVDEQDLAILMYTGGTTGLPKGVMLTHRNLMTTTANAVLTAATALANLGPGRRFSTCMVLPMFHVSLWPVLLTLSIGGKAVINRKMDLGEILRLIQDEECAHINLVPTIYGWLVDYPDADKYDISSLIYMTYAGSPFPTEVLKKCIRRFGNIFSQGYGATETAGGAATMLSYQDHEIEGSRSRLLASAGKTAPCSRIKIADDEGRALPYGQSGEICVTGKHIMAGYWKDPVKTAEALRDGWYHTGDMGYMDEDGYVFLTDRKADMIISGGENVYPKETEDVLYQHEAVAECSVVSAPDPRWGEIVKAVVVLQPGKTATEEELIAFCKERLAGYKCPKSIVFWDNLPTSIIGKVLKKEIKATFWQGQDRKIG; encoded by the coding sequence ATGTACACCTTAGGCGACATCTCAACCAACGGCGCGGTTCATTTTCCGGACTGGGAGGCGATCGTTTTTGAAGAAACCCGCATGACCTATCGGCAACTCAATACCCGGGTCAACCGCCTGGCCAATGCCCTGACGGCGCTGGGGTGCAAAAAAGGGGATCACCTGGCGGTCCTGGCGGAAAACTGCAGCCAGTACGTGGAAATCTATTTTGCCGCAGCCAAGATCGGGGCCTGTGTCTGCCCGCAGAACCATCGTCTGGCCGATGAAGAGCTGACCTACGTCATCAACCATGGTGAATCAACCCTGTTTCTGGTGGGGCATGGATTTGAAGATCGGGCCTGTTCCATCCAGAGTGGTTTGACGAATATCAGGTACTGGATATCCATAGAAAACTTTATTGACGGGTACCTTTCCTACGAAGAACTGATAAAGACACACCCGGACACGGAACCGGTGCCAGAGTCGCCGGTCGATGAACAGGACCTGGCCATTCTCATGTACACCGGCGGCACCACCGGTCTTCCCAAGGGGGTCATGCTGACCCACCGGAACCTGATGACCACCACCGCCAATGCCGTACTCACGGCGGCCACTGCGCTGGCCAACCTGGGGCCGGGCCGGCGGTTTTCCACCTGCATGGTGCTACCCATGTTTCATGTTTCCCTGTGGCCGGTACTGTTGACACTTTCAATTGGCGGTAAGGCTGTCATCAACCGCAAGATGGATCTGGGCGAAATCCTGCGGCTGATTCAGGATGAAGAGTGCGCCCATATCAATCTGGTGCCGACCATTTACGGCTGGCTGGTCGATTATCCGGACGCCGATAAATACGATATTTCCAGCCTGATTTACATGACCTATGCCGGCAGCCCCTTTCCCACGGAAGTTTTGAAAAAGTGCATTCGGCGGTTTGGCAATATTTTTTCTCAAGGATATGGGGCCACCGAAACCGCCGGCGGCGCGGCAACGATGTTAAGTTATCAGGATCACGAGATCGAGGGCTCCCGGTCACGTTTACTGGCCAGCGCCGGTAAAACCGCCCCCTGTTCCCGAATCAAGATCGCCGACGACGAGGGCCGTGCCCTGCCGTACGGGCAAAGCGGCGAAATATGCGTCACCGGCAAACACATCATGGCCGGCTACTGGAAGGATCCGGTGAAAACCGCCGAGGCCCTGCGAGACGGATGGTACCATACCGGCGACATGGGCTACATGGATGAAGATGGGTATGTGTTTTTGACCGACCGCAAAGCGGACATGATCATTTCCGGGGGAGAAAACGTCTATCCCAAGGAGACCGAGGATGTCCTTTACCAGCATGAAGCCGTGGCGGAATGCTCTGTGGTCTCGGCTCCGGATCCCCGCTGGGGTGAAATCGTCAAGGCGGTGGTGGTCCTGCAACCAGGTAAAACAGCGACTGAAGAAGAGTTGATTGCTTTCTGCAAAGAGCGGCTGGCCGGGTATAAATGCCCCAAGTCGATTGTCTTCTGGGACAATCTGCCTACATCCATCATCGGGAAAGTTTTAAAGAAGGAGATCAAGGCAACTTTCTGGCAGGGGCAAGACAGGAAAATCGGATAA
- a CDS encoding SRPBCC family protein: MNCRQGVFIVVLIIMGLLSSVAWSQEWEKIGESDGIIGYTLTDSESKHQAVMGVGMVDAPVAVVEAVLRDVPALTEFILSCKESAFVTAPEFENTADSFHTYMVNNVPFPAKDRDAVNLTEYTIDQTTGTVYVDINGVKSDYKLSKDMVRLPAIKVGYILTPRGPDQTEVIYTTAGDPGGAIPGFISDMFTKNLGIKTIEGLRKMVRKDKYRDCRTVITTTPRESLPKEQ, encoded by the coding sequence ATGAATTGTCGTCAGGGTGTTTTCATCGTCGTCTTGATCATCATGGGTCTGCTTTCTTCCGTGGCATGGTCTCAAGAGTGGGAGAAGATCGGTGAATCGGATGGTATCATCGGATACACCCTAACAGATAGCGAAAGCAAACATCAGGCGGTGATGGGGGTAGGAATGGTGGATGCGCCCGTGGCGGTTGTCGAGGCGGTCCTCCGTGATGTACCTGCTTTAACCGAGTTCATCCTGAGTTGCAAGGAATCCGCTTTTGTCACTGCCCCGGAATTTGAGAACACAGCCGACAGCTTCCATACCTATATGGTCAACAACGTGCCGTTTCCGGCAAAAGACCGCGATGCGGTTAATCTGACCGAGTATACCATCGACCAGACAACCGGCACGGTCTATGTTGATATCAATGGGGTCAAAAGCGATTATAAGCTAAGCAAAGACATGGTCAGACTGCCTGCGATCAAAGTCGGTTATATTCTGACGCCCCGCGGCCCTGATCAGACTGAAGTGATCTATACGACCGCAGGAGATCCGGGCGGGGCCATTCCCGGCTTCATCTCCGACATGTTTACCAAGAACCTGGGTATCAAGACCATTGAAGGCCTGCGTAAAATGGTACGCAAAGATAAATACAGGGACTGCCGGACCGTCATTACCACAACACCCCGGGAATCCTTGCCAAAAGAACAGTGA
- a CDS encoding TIGR04283 family arsenosugar biosynthesis glycosyltransferase has product MSSKTMIVLFTRYPLPGFSKTRLIPALGEAGAARLQQRMTEFTAWQLRTYAAAHNADLRVAFTGCGAQTMADWLGHDLAYMEQQGQHIGLRMANVMKVVFDAGYRRCIVAGADCPAVSSDLLKEADQALSAGGCVIGPVEDGGYWLIGMTRQVFEKKGGAGLFEGIFWSTEEVLAQTVAKARSHQLPVSFLPMAVDVDRSADMAAWQAAAQDAPLFASGARISVIIPALNEAGGIEQAICSAQQGDGIEVIVADGGSTDATPAVARSCGASVLYAPRSKALQMNAGAGAASGDILLFLHADTRLPMGYDTHVRRAMESPETVAGAFMLRIEAPGRAFRRIEKLVALRSRVFSLPYGDQAIFVRRPVFASLGRYAEMPIMEDFEFMRRLKRNHHSLCLLPVPVHTDARRWERLGLLRTTLRNQRILLGYLMGVSPETLRQWY; this is encoded by the coding sequence ATGTCGTCGAAAACCATGATTGTGCTGTTTACCCGCTACCCCCTTCCCGGATTCAGCAAAACCCGTCTGATTCCGGCCCTGGGAGAAGCCGGCGCGGCCCGCCTGCAGCAGCGCATGACCGAGTTTACGGCCTGGCAGCTTCGCACCTATGCCGCGGCCCATAACGCGGACCTGCGTGTGGCCTTCACCGGGTGCGGCGCGCAGACCATGGCGGACTGGCTGGGCCACGACCTGGCATACATGGAACAGCAGGGGCAGCATATCGGCCTTCGCATGGCAAATGTGATGAAGGTGGTGTTTGACGCCGGTTACCGCCGGTGCATTGTTGCCGGCGCCGACTGCCCGGCAGTCTCCTCCGACCTGTTGAAGGAGGCTGACCAGGCATTGTCAGCGGGCGGTTGCGTGATCGGTCCGGTGGAGGACGGCGGTTACTGGCTGATCGGTATGACCCGGCAGGTGTTTGAAAAAAAGGGCGGCGCCGGGCTGTTTGAGGGAATTTTCTGGAGTACGGAGGAGGTGCTGGCCCAGACCGTGGCCAAGGCCCGGAGCCACCAGTTGCCGGTTTCGTTCCTGCCCATGGCCGTTGACGTGGATCGTTCGGCGGACATGGCCGCCTGGCAGGCGGCGGCCCAGGACGCCCCGCTGTTTGCGTCCGGGGCACGCATCTCAGTGATTATTCCCGCGCTCAACGAAGCCGGGGGTATTGAACAGGCCATTTGTTCCGCTCAGCAGGGCGATGGGATTGAAGTGATTGTCGCGGACGGCGGCAGCACCGACGCCACGCCGGCCGTGGCCCGGTCCTGCGGCGCATCGGTTCTGTATGCTCCCCGGAGCAAGGCCCTTCAGATGAATGCCGGGGCCGGGGCCGCTTCAGGGGATATCCTGCTGTTCCTGCATGCCGACACCCGCCTGCCCATGGGGTATGACACCCATGTACGCCGGGCCATGGAGTCTCCTGAAACCGTCGCGGGGGCCTTTATGCTGCGCATCGAGGCCCCGGGCCGTGCCTTTCGGCGAATCGAAAAACTGGTGGCCTTGCGGTCCCGTGTTTTTTCGCTGCCCTACGGGGACCAGGCCATTTTCGTGCGACGGCCGGTGTTTGCGTCCCTGGGCCGGTATGCGGAGATGCCCATCATGGAAGATTTTGAGTTCATGCGCCGCCTGAAGCGCAACCACCATTCACTTTGCCTGCTGCCGGTCCCGGTCCACACCGACGCCCGAAGATGGGAACGGCTGGGACTTTTGCGCACGACCCTTCGAAACCAGCGGATTCTGTTGGGATATCTGATGGGGGTGTCGCCGGAAACCCTGCGTCAGTGGTATTGA
- a CDS encoding acetoacetate--CoA ligase, with the protein MARILWYSSEDRIKQSNMFKFIGFVNRRFSLAIQEYDELYHWSVRNISDFWAAFWDFAQIRCSSPFDCVVDDVGKMPGARWFEGARLNFAENLLRYRDDHSALIFKAEGRPSIRMTYRQLYDEVAGLVISLKALGLKPGDRVAGFMPNMPQTIIAMLAATSLGATWSSCSPDFGIKGVMDRFGQIAPKVLFTADGYFFKGKPVDCLERVADIVPQVPSLEKVVVVPYVNSKPDISGIPKAVRFDEFKTASTDTEVEFIQLPADHPLYIMYSSGTTGLPKCMVHGAAGVLINHLKELMLHTDVKREDVIFYYTTCGWMMWNWLTSALAVGATLVLYDGNPFYPDEGALWQMAQEEKITVFGTSAGYITALRNTGLIPKEKYDLAALRTLLSTGSPLSEEGFAFVYDAVKANIQLASIAGGTDLNGCFALGNPMGPVYMGKLQCRGLGMKVEAFDEDGRPVIGRQGELVCTAPFPSMPVCFWDDPEGAKYHGAYFDTYPGVWRHGDYIEINAHGGVKIYGRSDATLNPGGVRIGTAEIYRQVEQMEEIADSVVIGQDWKNDVRVILFVRMAPGFELTESLKQKIRQTIRVNASPRHVPAKIIAVPEIPYTLNMKKVELAVKNMVQNKPVLNKDALKNPEALDCYTGIAELRTD; encoded by the coding sequence GTGGCCAGGATACTCTGGTATTCGTCCGAAGACCGGATCAAACAATCCAATATGTTTAAGTTCATCGGATTTGTTAACAGGAGGTTCAGTCTCGCTATTCAGGAATATGACGAACTGTATCACTGGTCGGTCCGGAATATTTCCGATTTTTGGGCCGCTTTTTGGGATTTTGCCCAAATCCGATGCTCATCGCCTTTTGATTGTGTGGTGGATGACGTGGGGAAAATGCCCGGTGCCCGATGGTTTGAGGGGGCCAGGCTCAATTTCGCGGAAAACCTTTTGCGGTACCGGGATGATCATTCGGCGCTGATTTTCAAAGCAGAGGGACGGCCCTCCATCCGCATGACCTACAGACAGTTGTATGATGAAGTCGCCGGACTGGTGATATCGTTAAAGGCTCTTGGGCTTAAACCGGGAGATCGGGTGGCCGGATTCATGCCCAACATGCCCCAGACCATAATTGCCATGCTGGCGGCCACCAGCCTGGGCGCCACCTGGTCATCCTGTTCACCGGACTTCGGCATTAAGGGCGTTATGGATCGTTTCGGCCAGATCGCGCCGAAGGTTTTGTTTACGGCTGACGGTTATTTTTTCAAAGGCAAACCCGTGGATTGCCTGGAACGGGTTGCAGATATCGTTCCACAGGTCCCTTCGCTCGAGAAAGTTGTGGTGGTTCCCTATGTGAATTCGAAGCCTGACATTTCCGGCATTCCCAAGGCCGTGCGGTTTGATGAGTTTAAAACCGCCAGCACCGACACGGAAGTAGAGTTTATTCAGCTTCCCGCTGACCATCCTCTGTATATCATGTATTCATCAGGCACCACCGGGCTTCCCAAATGTATGGTCCATGGCGCGGCCGGCGTATTGATCAACCACTTGAAGGAGTTGATGCTGCATACGGATGTAAAGCGCGAGGATGTGATTTTTTACTACACCACTTGCGGATGGATGATGTGGAACTGGTTGACAAGTGCGCTGGCCGTGGGCGCGACCCTGGTGCTTTACGACGGCAATCCCTTTTATCCGGATGAAGGCGCGCTGTGGCAGATGGCCCAGGAGGAAAAAATTACGGTGTTTGGAACCAGCGCCGGTTATATCACGGCACTGCGAAACACGGGCCTGATCCCTAAAGAAAAATATGATCTGGCGGCCCTTCGGACTCTGCTTTCCACCGGATCGCCGTTATCCGAAGAGGGATTCGCCTTTGTGTACGATGCCGTCAAGGCGAATATCCAGTTGGCTTCGATTGCCGGCGGCACGGACCTGAACGGCTGTTTCGCCCTGGGCAATCCCATGGGGCCGGTATACATGGGGAAATTGCAATGCCGGGGGCTGGGCATGAAGGTGGAAGCATTTGATGAAGACGGCCGGCCGGTTATCGGCCGGCAGGGCGAGCTGGTATGCACCGCGCCGTTTCCGTCCATGCCGGTCTGCTTCTGGGATGATCCGGAAGGGGCAAAATACCACGGCGCCTATTTTGATACCTATCCCGGCGTCTGGCGTCATGGCGATTATATCGAAATCAACGCGCACGGCGGCGTGAAAATTTACGGCCGTTCCGATGCCACTTTAAACCCAGGGGGCGTTCGCATCGGGACCGCTGAAATTTACCGCCAGGTTGAGCAGATGGAAGAGATCGCCGACAGTGTTGTGATCGGACAGGACTGGAAAAATGACGTTCGGGTGATTCTGTTTGTCCGGATGGCCCCGGGATTTGAGCTGACGGAATCGTTGAAGCAGAAAATTCGGCAAACCATCCGGGTCAATGCCTCCCCGCGTCATGTGCCGGCCAAAATCATCGCCGTCCCGGAAATTCCGTATACCTTGAACATGAAAAAAGTCGAACTGGCGGTTAAAAATATGGTTCAAAACAAGCCGGTCTTGAACAAAGACGCCCTTAAGAATCCGGAAGCCCTGGATTGTTATACCGGTATCGCGGAACTTCGGACGGATTGA
- a CDS encoding amidohydrolase family protein, protein MPEFRDDYFKIDPEPHLIGDMTHINHFPGVQMWWRAIDNIARPMVTGMPPEAFEGLEEWEMMKTADPQKLLAAMDKYGVDIACLLPESMMDTTGYTSRWVSNGEMAKVVESNPDRFMYQPNISPIKHKGVENTIWEMEYWVKEKGARIFKFYPPEDTYINDPELWPFYKKAEELGIVLDIHTGFCWVPPGKSKYSLPIQLDDVARDFPGLKIVAFHMGYPYCDDLNMVAMGHPNVYVCLSLLVPWAICAPRKFATIIGEALRWVGPDKIIWGTDYAGFAFQMAQAVRGMRTFQIPEDMQQGYGYPAITDDDRRKIFGGNLAGLLGIDTRRRV, encoded by the coding sequence ATGCCGGAATTCAGAGACGATTATTTCAAGATTGACCCCGAGCCCCATTTAATCGGCGATATGACGCACATCAACCATTTCCCCGGCGTCCAGATGTGGTGGCGGGCCATTGATAATATCGCCCGGCCCATGGTGACGGGCATGCCGCCGGAAGCCTTTGAGGGTCTGGAAGAGTGGGAGATGATGAAAACGGCCGACCCGCAGAAGCTTCTGGCCGCCATGGATAAATACGGCGTGGATATCGCCTGTCTTCTGCCGGAATCGATGATGGACACGACCGGCTATACCAGCCGCTGGGTGTCCAACGGTGAAATGGCAAAAGTGGTGGAATCCAACCCGGATCGTTTCATGTATCAACCCAATATCAGCCCCATCAAGCACAAGGGCGTAGAAAACACCATCTGGGAAATGGAATACTGGGTCAAGGAAAAAGGCGCCCGCATCTTCAAGTTCTATCCGCCGGAAGACACCTATATCAATGATCCGGAATTGTGGCCGTTCTACAAGAAGGCCGAAGAGCTGGGTATCGTGCTGGATATCCATACCGGATTCTGCTGGGTACCTCCGGGAAAGTCAAAGTACTCCCTGCCCATACAACTGGACGATGTAGCCCGGGATTTTCCCGGCCTTAAAATCGTGGCCTTTCACATGGGCTACCCTTACTGCGACGATTTAAACATGGTGGCCATGGGCCACCCCAACGTTTATGTCTGCCTGTCCCTGCTGGTCCCCTGGGCCATCTGCGCCCCCAGGAAGTTTGCGACCATCATCGGTGAAGCCCTTCGCTGGGTCGGACCGGACAAAATCATCTGGGGAACCGATTATGCCGGATTCGCCTTTCAGATGGCCCAGGCGGTCCGGGGCATGAGGACCTTTCAGATACCCGAAGACATGCAGCAGGGGTATGGGTATCCGGCGATAACTGACGATGACCGCCGGAAGATATTCGGCGGCAACCTGGCCGGGCTGCTGGGGATCGACACCCGGCGGCGCGTTTAG
- a CDS encoding SDR family oxidoreductase has protein sequence MTLSGKTALVTGASRGLGGAIALALGAAGANVAVTDLLVESELPDKEQLGRYSVLAAHFAGSENVRTVSTAAEIKTMGRKSLAMKMDVTNPDQVQMVVAEIAAELGEVDILVNNAGVMDNMAALEHQNLTMFERDLKVNLTGAFNCIQAVWPYMKKSGWGRIINISSFVAVSGAFAQPGYGASKAGMIGLTRSLALEGAGHGITVNAVLPGFIETEAVQLHDPKMLDRIRARTPMKRLGKPKEISPLVVFLAGEDAGFITGAAIPVTGGADMFVF, from the coding sequence ATGACGTTATCGGGTAAAACAGCGTTGGTGACAGGGGCCTCAAGAGGTCTGGGCGGGGCCATTGCGTTGGCCCTGGGTGCGGCCGGCGCCAATGTCGCGGTCACGGATCTGCTGGTGGAATCGGAGCTCCCCGACAAAGAACAACTGGGCCGATACAGTGTTCTGGCCGCCCATTTTGCCGGAAGTGAAAACGTCCGGACGGTTTCAACCGCCGCGGAAATAAAAACGATGGGTCGTAAAAGTCTGGCCATGAAAATGGATGTGACAAACCCGGATCAGGTTCAAATGGTCGTGGCGGAGATTGCCGCTGAGCTGGGAGAGGTGGATATCCTGGTGAATAATGCCGGGGTCATGGACAACATGGCCGCCCTGGAACACCAGAATCTGACGATGTTTGAACGGGACCTGAAGGTCAATCTGACCGGCGCGTTCAACTGTATTCAGGCGGTCTGGCCGTATATGAAGAAAAGCGGGTGGGGCCGGATTATCAATATTTCCTCTTTTGTCGCCGTAAGCGGCGCTTTTGCCCAGCCGGGTTATGGCGCTTCCAAGGCCGGTATGATCGGTCTGACCCGATCCCTGGCCCTGGAAGGGGCCGGGCATGGCATAACCGTCAACGCGGTTCTTCCCGGTTTTATCGAAACAGAAGCCGTTCAGTTGCATGATCCCAAAATGCTCGACCGGATCAGGGCGCGGACCCCCATGAAGCGCCTGGGCAAACCAAAAGAAATCTCGCCCCTGGTCGTTTTTCTGGCCGGTGAAGACGCCGGTTTCATCACCGGCGCCGCCATACCGGTCACCGGCGGTGCGGATATGTTTGTGTTCTAA
- a CDS encoding ATP-binding response regulator, protein MRVLIAEDNDATRKMLETLLVKWGYEVSLARDGGQAWEILFSKDPPGMVLLDWMMPRMDGIELCREIRAATSGVEASYIILLTARSERSDLIAGLEAGADDYVVKPFHADELKMRIQSGRRILALQEALGRRGKIQGVLEMAGAVCHELNQPLQAIMSDIYLAMLEMDKADPLYESMTHIRTQVDRMADITRKLMRITRYETRDYIEGRKIVDIDKSTGEAPPTPPEE, encoded by the coding sequence ATGAGGGTGCTGATTGCCGAAGATAACGATGCCACGCGCAAAATGCTGGAAACCCTTCTGGTAAAATGGGGATACGAAGTCTCCCTGGCCCGGGACGGCGGGCAGGCCTGGGAAATTCTCTTTTCAAAAGACCCGCCCGGCATGGTCCTGCTGGACTGGATGATGCCCCGCATGGACGGCATTGAACTGTGCAGGGAAATCCGGGCCGCCACGTCAGGTGTTGAAGCCAGCTACATCATCCTGTTGACTGCCAGGTCCGAACGGTCGGACCTGATCGCCGGGCTGGAGGCCGGGGCCGATGATTACGTGGTAAAGCCGTTTCATGCCGATGAGCTGAAGATGCGGATCCAGTCCGGCAGGCGAATCCTGGCCCTGCAGGAGGCCCTTGGCAGAAGAGGAAAAATCCAGGGGGTCCTGGAGATGGCCGGCGCGGTATGCCACGAGTTGAACCAGCCGCTTCAGGCCATCATGAGCGATATCTATCTGGCCATGCTGGAGATGGATAAAGCCGACCCGCTCTACGAAAGCATGACCCACATCAGAACCCAGGTGGACCGGATGGCTGATATCACCCGCAAGCTGATGCGCATCACGCGCTATGAGACCAGGGATTACATTGAGGGAAGAAAAATCGTGGATATTGACAAATCCACCGGTGAAGCGCCCCCCACGCCACCAGAAGAATAA
- a CDS encoding oxidoreductase: MSEKKEFKHILSSIKIGPIELKNRIVMAPMNEALCQANGEVGEPYIAYFGARAKGGTGLITTGAIMGTKLAGEFPAGRNPHLYHQGHMHGMNDLTDRVHYFGSRIAAQMTIGFGRQGHSYDHHKLAPAATAGLPYEIAAEKTPNHLSDLYAVIEYSRYYMTGQMTREMSIEEIRSEQKEFANSCQLAVICGFDAIEIHAPHGYLEHQFLSLLSNKRSDMYGGEWRNRKRFLMEVAEQIRYACPGIAVGCRISAEEHMQGGLTEEEMIDVAKDLEAIGLDYISLSDGAGYEESGHLITDMDRSRHIPEHGEAFKKALKIPVMVSSQHDPVKIEKNIAEGKYDLQAMGRQMYCDPEYVNKLAAEKAKEIVRCTRCNTCLMRFLTALTPACPQNPNLGREYALDEYKIGPWQKHESIIPEGALRAPMPSLDRPWWKNELSYIEKSWRPLQGRTKR; this comes from the coding sequence ATGTCGGAAAAAAAAGAATTCAAGCACATCTTATCATCGATCAAGATCGGCCCGATTGAATTGAAGAACCGGATCGTCATGGCCCCGATGAACGAGGCGTTGTGCCAGGCAAACGGTGAAGTCGGTGAGCCGTATATCGCATATTTTGGGGCTCGGGCAAAAGGCGGCACCGGTTTGATCACCACTGGCGCGATCATGGGCACGAAACTGGCGGGAGAGTTTCCGGCCGGCAGGAATCCACATCTCTATCATCAGGGGCACATGCATGGAATGAACGATCTTACCGACAGGGTTCACTATTTCGGATCGAGGATTGCGGCTCAGATGACCATTGGGTTTGGCAGGCAAGGTCATTCCTATGATCATCATAAGCTGGCCCCGGCCGCGACAGCCGGTCTGCCCTATGAGATTGCCGCTGAAAAAACGCCCAACCATCTCTCGGACCTTTATGCCGTCATTGAATATTCAAGATACTATATGACGGGGCAAATGACGCGGGAGATGTCCATCGAAGAGATTCGCAGCGAACAGAAGGAATTCGCCAACAGCTGCCAGCTGGCGGTCATCTGCGGGTTCGATGCCATAGAGATTCACGCGCCGCACGGGTATCTCGAACATCAGTTCTTATCGCTTCTTTCCAACAAACGCTCAGACATGTACGGCGGAGAATGGCGCAATCGCAAACGTTTTCTCATGGAGGTGGCCGAACAGATCCGCTATGCCTGCCCGGGTATTGCCGTTGGTTGCCGGATCAGCGCGGAAGAGCATATGCAGGGCGGCCTGACCGAGGAAGAGATGATCGATGTGGCCAAGGACTTGGAAGCGATAGGCCTGGACTATATCAGTCTGTCCGACGGCGCCGGCTACGAGGAGTCCGGACACCTCATTACGGACATGGACCGTTCCAGGCACATTCCCGAGCATGGCGAGGCGTTCAAGAAGGCGCTCAAGATTCCGGTCATGGTGTCCTCTCAGCACGATCCGGTCAAGATAGAAAAGAATATCGCCGAAGGCAAGTATGACCTTCAGGCCATGGGAAGGCAGATGTACTGTGACCCGGAATACGTGAACAAGCTTGCAGCCGAAAAAGCAAAAGAGATCGTTCGGTGCACACGATGCAATACATGCCTCATGCGTTTTCTTACCGCACTCACTCCCGCATGTCCGCAAAACCCGAATCTGGGAAGGGAATATGCCCTGGATGAATACAAGATCGGTCCGTGGCAGAAACATGAGTCAATTATACCCGAGGGTGCATTGAGAGCGCCTATGCCGTCACTTGATCGTCCGTGGTGGAAGAATGAATTGAGTTATATTGAAAAGAGCTGGCGGCCTTTGCAGGGACGCACGAAACGGTAA
- a CDS encoding DUF3047 domain-containing protein produces the protein MRIVTQKSAGSLMLLYLIFGVAWVCNAEEPVADLRVWMTETFDSLDQWEPLAFPKIKRHTVYSIAQENGDNVLKAETDNAASGLVYTKTFNVYECPVVRWRWKIRNVYEKGDAREKKGDDYPIRVYVIFKYDPARADFLTKATYRIAKAIYGEYPPHSSLNYIWANRHQETLMLPNPYTDRAMMVILRTGDAGAGTWVTESVDVLADYRKAFLQDPPAEASLAVMSDSDDTGEKATAFIDHIEVLCQR, from the coding sequence ATGCGTATTGTGACACAAAAGAGTGCCGGCAGTCTGATGCTGCTTTACCTGATTTTTGGTGTTGCCTGGGTATGTAACGCCGAGGAACCGGTGGCAGACCTCCGGGTGTGGATGACCGAAACCTTTGACAGCCTGGACCAGTGGGAGCCCCTGGCTTTTCCCAAAATCAAACGACATACTGTCTATTCTATTGCACAGGAGAACGGCGACAATGTGCTCAAGGCGGAAACGGACAATGCCGCCTCCGGTCTTGTTTATACAAAAACATTTAATGTCTATGAGTGTCCGGTGGTCCGCTGGCGCTGGAAAATTCGCAATGTCTATGAAAAGGGCGACGCCCGGGAAAAGAAAGGGGATGATTATCCCATACGGGTTTACGTGATCTTCAAGTATGATCCGGCAAGAGCTGATTTTCTGACAAAGGCCACCTATCGTATTGCAAAGGCCATCTACGGTGAATATCCGCCCCACAGCTCGCTTAACTATATCTGGGCCAACCGGCACCAGGAGACGTTGATGTTGCCCAACCCCTATACCGACCGGGCCATGATGGTGATCCTGCGGACGGGGGATGCCGGGGCCGGAACCTGGGTGACCGAATCAGTGGATGTGCTGGCCGACTACCGGAAGGCCTTTTTGCAGGATCCGCCGGCTGAGGCGTCCCTGGCCGTGATGAGCGATTCCGATGACACCGGGGAAAAGGCCACGGCCTTTATCGATCATATCGAGGTGCTCTGTCAAAGGTGA
- a CDS encoding GerMN domain-containing protein, with translation MVNKRIVVSVGLVMVILGIAAYGVLRSRPEPGTAPVETAEKAGPAAGVNTEVYLYFAARDCASLSAERRVVALAADPVQSARAIIGALARGPRQADLVATVPAEIACRALYVTADGTAYVDFSSAIREYQPGGSQAELLTVYAIVNSLAVNVDGIDRVKFLIEGREADTLAGHVDLRFAFAPDMRMVR, from the coding sequence ATGGTCAACAAGCGAATAGTGGTTTCAGTTGGCCTGGTGATGGTCATCCTTGGCATTGCCGCGTATGGTGTGTTGCGCTCCAGGCCGGAACCGGGAACGGCGCCGGTTGAAACGGCGGAAAAGGCCGGCCCCGCGGCCGGCGTGAACACCGAGGTGTACCTCTATTTTGCCGCCAGGGATTGTGCGAGCCTTTCCGCGGAAAGACGTGTCGTGGCTCTCGCGGCGGATCCCGTTCAGTCGGCCCGGGCTATCATTGGTGCCCTGGCACGGGGACCCCGCCAGGCCGATCTCGTGGCAACGGTGCCGGCGGAGATTGCCTGCCGCGCCCTGTACGTGACAGCGGATGGCACGGCGTATGTGGATTTTTCCTCCGCCATCCGGGAGTATCAGCCGGGCGGCTCCCAGGCCGAACTGCTGACGGTTTACGCCATTGTCAACTCCCTGGCCGTTAATGTGGACGGTATCGACAGGGTCAAGTTTCTTATAGAGGGCCGGGAGGCGGATACCCTGGCAGGTCATGTGGACCTGCGGTTTGCCTTTGCCCCGGACATGCGAATGGTAAGATGA